TGCCACACTGATTGCCGCTGCCACTAACCCGACTGTCCAAAATACCCAATCAATCTTCCATTCACTCCAGCCTTTCATCTCAAAATGATGATGAATGGGGCTCATTAAGAAAATCCGTTTGCCAGTTAATTTAAATGAAGCGACTTGTAAAATAACCGATGCCGTTTCAATCACAAAGATAATCCCAATAAATAGTAGCGATAGCTCATGATGCAGTAAGATCGAAACTGCCGCTAAAGCACCACCTAATGCTAATGAACCCATATCGCCCATAAAGATTTTAGCGGGCTTATGATTATAGACAAAGAAGCCAAGTAATGCCCCCACTACGGCGATGCAAAATAGTGCCACGTCTAATTGATGTTGATGAATGGCAATTAATGCATAGGCGCCAAAGGCAATCGTCGCTTGGCCGGCCACTAAGCCATCTAAACCATCTGTTAAATTAACCGCGTTAGAAAAACCAACGAGCCAGATAATGACGAAAATAATATACCAAAGCCCTAAGGACCAATCACCTAAACCAGGTATCCGTAAGCCCATTGGCAAATGTTCATGTTGATAGACTAAAGTGAAAACCACCGCGCCAACAATCTGACCCAATAATTTCTGCCAAGCTTTCAGACCTTCATTTTGTTTTCGCCATAGCTTAATACTATCGTCCCAAAATCCTAAGGCCCCATAAAGCACTAGAATAAACATTAAGATCCAGGTAGTTGGCCGTAATTGACCTTGCCACCACCCCACTAAAATGGTGGTCACCAGAATGGCGATGATAAATAATAAGCCACCCATCGTTGGTGTCCCTGATTTTTTTTCATGCCATTTAGGGCCTTCTTCTCGAATCATTTGCCCTTCTTTGCGTGCACGAAAATATCGAATCAAAGACGGCATTAACGCAAATACAATCACAAAACTACTAACTAAGGTCACTATCCATTCCATTAAACTCACAACAATTCTCCATTCTAAAACTTAATCATTTATTTCAACGTGACACTTAAAGCTTGCTTGGCCTCAATCGGATTGCCTGCTGAAATCCCTTGAGCCGTCACATAACCTGTGCCGTTAGTTGTTAATTTCAAGCCAGTTAATGAGGCAAAATCAGCGACTTCACTGGCAGACCAGCCCGTTAAGTTCGGCATATACATCTGTCCGTTCGTGACTAGAATGACGCGCTGCTGACGTGTCAACACCGTACCAGACGTGACCGACTGCTTCACAATGTGGGCACCTTTACCAATAACTACCGGTTTAACGCCAATCTTTTTGGCCGTTGTTTGGGCCGCACTGGTGGCTTTCCCTGTCAGGTCCCGCATTTTAATCGTTGTCGTTTTAGTCTCACTGGCTTTTTGTTCATCTAAAGCTCGTTGCATCACCGGTTTAAAAATCTCGGCCATGTCTTCAGAAGCAGAAGTTCCTGCCAAGGTCGGCTGTTTCATCGTAATATACATGATGTATTTCGGATTTTTGGCTGGTGCCATCCCTACTACCGAGTACAGGTAAGAATTATCGCCTGTTTCGTAAGTAGAGCCATTACTAACCTGAGCTGTCCCAGTTTTAGCAGCAATTCGATAACCGTTGATTTTATAAGCAGAACCCGTACCATAAGACTTATAGACCACATCTTGCATATGTTCCAAAACGGCGGCCGCCGTTTTGGACGTTACCGGTTGACCCACGACTTTAGTTTTTGCTTGGTAGGTGGTTTTTCCCGTATTGGGATTATTAATTTTAGAGATGTAATAGGGCTGTAGCATTTTACCATGATTTGCAATTGCCGTGAAACCACGGAGCATCTGCATCGCCGTGATCTGAATACCTTGACCAAATGATGTATCAGCCTGTTCAATTGGATACGTAAATTGAATCGAACCAGTCTGTTCATTAGCTAAGCCGCTATTTGTACTGCTTCGTAACCCAAACCGCTTAATGTATTTCAGCCACGTCTTCGCACCCATTGTTTGTTCCAAGTGCGCCATCGCCACGTTACTAGATAAGGCGAACCCTTTGGCATACGTAATATTCCCCCAACCAGCCGTGTTCCAATCAGGGACAGTTTTGCCACCAATTTTATATTCACCAGTTGGGACGGTAATATTACTATTATAGTTATCACTATTGATAGCCGCCGCCATCGTAAAGACTTTCATGGTCGACCCGGGTTCATACGTGTCTTCAACTAATAAGTTACGCCACATTTTCGATAAGCCCGACTTAGTTTGCGAATTGAACGTCGGCCGCTGACTAGTCGCCAGAATAGCCCCCGTTTTCGCATTCATCAGGGTAGCCGTCATTGTTTTAGGAT
This region of Lactobacillus sp. CBA3605 genomic DNA includes:
- the mraY gene encoding phospho-N-acetylmuramoyl-pentapeptide-transferase, whose translation is MSLMEWIVTLVSSFVIVFALMPSLIRYFRARKEGQMIREEGPKWHEKKSGTPTMGGLLFIIAILVTTILVGWWQGQLRPTTWILMFILVLYGALGFWDDSIKLWRKQNEGLKAWQKLLGQIVGAVVFTLVYQHEHLPMGLRIPGLGDWSLGLWYIIFVIIWLVGFSNAVNLTDGLDGLVAGQATIAFGAYALIAIHQHQLDVALFCIAVVGALLGFFVYNHKPAKIFMGDMGSLALGGALAAVSILLHHELSLLFIGIIFVIETASVILQVASFKLTGKRIFLMSPIHHHFEMKGWSEWKIDWVFWTVGLVAAAISVATII
- a CDS encoding penicillin-binding transpeptidase domain-containing protein encodes the protein MNKNKQRMTSKRSPKQNRRIFGQWLFFGAIVVFGVLIIRFSYIAIGRHVNGVNLASATKQLYTEDQTVAAKRGTIYSANGDAIAEDTSTYTIYAIMAKNQRSANGKALYVKNDAKAARVLAKYLSISYKQALTTLQKGNGKFQIEFGTAGQNISLTTKKKIEAQNITGLHFIQSEARLYPNGTFASHLVGLTTSKNIKNSERTRLTGSMGIELAFNKQLSGTDGHKTVTKSGYQGTTDSVKKVKNGNNIYVTIDSKLQTLLESKMAEVEKQVHPKTMTATLMNAKTGAILATSQRPTFNSQTKSGLSKMWRNLLVEDTYEPGSTMKVFTMAAAINSDNYNSNITVPTGEYKIGGKTVPDWNTAGWGNITYAKGFALSSNVAMAHLEQTMGAKTWLKYIKRFGLRSSTNSGLANEQTGSIQFTYPIEQADTSFGQGIQITAMQMLRGFTAIANHGKMLQPYYISKINNPNTGKTTYQAKTKVVGQPVTSKTAAAVLEHMQDVVYKSYGTGSAYKINGYRIAAKTGTAQVSNGSTYETGDNSYLYSVVGMAPAKNPKYIMYITMKQPTLAGTSASEDMAEIFKPVMQRALDEQKASETKTTTIKMRDLTGKATSAAQTTAKKIGVKPVVIGKGAHIVKQSVTSGTVLTRQQRVILVTNGQMYMPNLTGWSASEVADFASLTGLKLTTNGTGYVTAQGISAGNPIEAKQALSVTLK